Within Bacillus sp. FJAT-45350, the genomic segment TGCATTCCTTTTGACATGCGGTGAATTTTTTTATGCACATCGATTGGGAAGACTTCATTTAACTTCTTAAACCTTTCTTCATTCCACATCGGATACATCGTTTTATAAAAATCAGCCATTTGCTTAATCGATGAATGGGGAAAAAAGAACAGAGAATCTGCTAAAAACATTACTTTCTGCTTCATTTTCACATTTTCAAAGATTGGCAGTTCCTCTATTGATACTGTGCCTGAGTCTTGTTTATATATGCCGGCAATAATTTTTAGTAGCGTTGTTTTACCAGCACCATTTGAACCTAACAATCCATAAATAGAGCCCTTTTCAATATGTAAATTCACCCGCTTTATCGCTTCAATGTCTTCAAATTCTTTCTTAATATCTTGAACTTTAATCACCCTTTTCTCCTCCCTTCACAGTTTGTTCCGCTTCTTCTATTAAGTTTAATAGCTCATCTTTATTAATTCCTAAGTACAAAGCTTCTGAAATAAGTTTAATCAAATCATTTTTCATCTTCTTCACCTTTTCATCATTTATCGAATTAGATTGAGGCGCTACAAATTTTCCTTTACCAGGTACCGAATAAATGTATCCTTGACTTTCTAATTCTCGATAGGCTTTTTGAATCGTATTGGGATTGATTGTCAACTCCTGAGCTAACACACGAACTGAAGGGAGTTGTTCATCCGGTTTAAATACCTCGTGAAAAATGAACTCCTTTAACTTCTCCACTAGCTGCTCATAAATGGGTTTACGACTTCTAACATCTAATTGAAACATTACATACCTCCTCCCTATCGAAGATTGCAGATAAAATTGGAATTGTACTAACCGCACTAACTGTACCATCTCACTTAGTACAGTCTTATTATATACTGACCTTTAGAAATATCAACCTTTTTTTATGATAAAATAGATAACTTATGTTGTTACCTTGCACAACCGTCCTTGCAAATACATACAATTTATTAATGAACAACTATGCTTCCGGTACTTTTAGTTAAGAGGTGAAATTTGATGGAGGGTACTCAATATTATGTATTATTAGGAGTCATTGTCTTTATATTTTTAACGTTTTCCCTTGGGGCAGTTGAAGAAGAGGAGGAACGTGAAATTCCAGCAGAAGTACTTCCTGTCATTCTTGAGTAGGGAGGTGACATGATGAAAAAAAATACAAATGCTCGTTTTTCGGGTAATGAAAAAGATAATTTAAATAAGTTATTAGAAAACTATAAACTCTCTCCTCAGCAAATTGCAGTAGTTGCAGCTATTTTATTTAATGCTTTATATGTTCAATCAGTACTTGTCGATAAAGATCAAACTGTGGTTGTTTTGCTCGAAGGTTCCTTAAAGAAAGAAAATGAAGGAATGGAAAAGTTATTAAATGAAGTAAGAGGATTAAGTTTAGGGGAACTACTTTTACTTTTACAAGGTAGAAGAAGCGCTCTATAACATAAATTTAATAATATAATGTATATAAAAAAATAACTCCCCATTCATAATGGGGAGTTCTAGAGGGGAGTAGAGAGACAGTTAGGAAACAAGTGTTTAACGTCTTTCCTTCTGAAACTTAGTTTACTAAAACCTATGACTTGTTTTCATTAGATTTGTGAGGTTTTATAACAGACAAATTTATTGTCTATTTCCTATCATGGAAAATAGCCGTCCTTATCTTCAATTGAAAAATAATGTTGTAGCTCCTTAACTACAGTCGTTAACTCCTGATTAGTATTATCTTTTCTTGCCAATCGCTCAATTTCTTGATAACAAGATAATAATACATACTCCGGATGTTGCTGATCTAAACTACGTTGGTTAGCTGGTGTAGAGTATACATTATCTGTAATTTGCTCAATATGCTCATCTGATTGTTCCATCAACGTCTGTTTTGCCTGTTGAATTTTCTGTTGCATGTCACTTGGTATCTGACTTGAATAGCTTTCAAAATCTTGAATTATTTGTAATAAGCGTTCCTTTTTTGTTATCGCCATTCGAATCTCTTCCTTTCTTGTCTATAACTACATGATTATTACTATCATTTCCTAGAATTCAAAAAAATATGTTTAAAATCAAAAAGAAATGTAGCAGTTTTCAATAGTTATAAACAAAAAAAGAACTCAATCCCATTAGTGAACTGAGCCTCTTAGAACTAATATATTTGTGGTAAAATGCCTATGCGTTCAACTTCTCGTCCGTACTTCTCGAAATACTCTATCTTCTCTTCTTTCTTTATCGGTCTCCATCCCCAACAAAGATTCTTATCTTCTGAATAGTCCTTATCTAAAAAACGGAGTTCCTCTAAAAAAAGACAATGTTTCTTTTCATTTACCCACCAGCAATTCTCACAACTTCTGTTTGAATGCAATCGAAAAACACTCCTTTACTTAATATGTTTAAAAGAATAATTAGTTATATTCTAAGCAATTTAGCTAAGGGTGTCTTAAACTATAGTCGATAATCTAACAGTAAATTTCACTTGTAGTTTTATTTGTTATTGTATTCCTACCAAACGTAATTGTTACTTACTTTCAATAAAAATTGAAAATTCAAATAATTTATTTTACAGTACTTAGTAACTAACCCTATCTTACCATCAAGCTACTTAAATCTCTATACTTAATTATATATTATTTAAAAAGTCAGTAAATTAAAAATGAATGAACACTTATTCATTGAGATATAGTAAAATATTTATTACACTCTAGATATGATTTTATATAATTATAGATTCCTGTAGGAGGCGCAAATGGAAAGAAAAATTGATGAGTTAGATACAAATATCATTCGATTACTTTCAAAAGATGGACGTATGTCCTTTACTGAAATTTCGAACCGTTTAGAAGTAACAGAAAAAACAGTACGTACTAGGTATAAAAGCTTAATTGAAGATGACATTATTGATATTGTTGGGGTCGTTAATCCTATCTCTTTAGGATTGAATGTTTCAGCTATTGTCCAGATAAGCGCTGGAGCAAATTACCTAGAAAAAATAATACAACAAACCAGAAAGTATAAAGAGGTGCGATACATATCACTCATAACAGGAGAATATCAGCTATATTTACAAGTGAATGTAAAAGACTATCAAGAATTAACTAGTTTTATTAAACAATTAAATCTAATTGAAGGTGTAACAAAATGTAATACAATGGTTCAACTTGAAGTTAATAAAAACTCTCATGAAATAATTTAAAAATTGATTGAATTCAGGTTAAATAGTTCCTAATAATAATATATAGGAAAAAGAAATCGGTTGCAGGTAAATAGACATACTTTTGTCCTAAATAGATCAAAAAAGCTCAATTCCCTTTCTGTTTTTTGATATTATTAAAGAAAAGGCTAAGGAGTTTGATGCTATTGTCTGAACAAATTTCTACAATAAAAGGATTAATTGAAAATAGAAAAGCGGATGTTATGGGTCATGACGAGTACTCTAAATCAGCCGTAATGCTCCCTTTAGTTATGATTGAAAATAAAACATATATCTTATTCGAAGTACGTTCAAAAAACCTTTCAAAACAACCAGGGGAAGTTTGTTTTCCTGGTGGAAAAATTGACAAAAGCGATGTAAGCGAAGAGCAGGCTGCAGTAAGAGAATTATGTGAAGAGCTCGGGTTAACAAAGGAGGACGTGCAAACGATTGCACCTTTAGATTACTTGGTAACACCCTTTCGTGGAATTATCTATCCTTTTGTAGGCGAGTTAAAACGAATTGATACGATACAACCCAATCCTACAGAAGTTGAAACTGTCTTCTACGTCCCGTTAGATTATTTTTTAGAAAATGAACCAGACTGCTTTCACATGGAGCACCATATTCGTCCACAAGAAGATTTTCCTTTTCATCTCATTAAAAATAGAAGTACATACAAAGAAAGAACAGGTCTTATGCCTCAATACTTTTACCAATACAAAGACCACGTAATTTGGGGACTTACCGCAAGAATTGTATATCATTTTGTCGATCTTATAAAAAATCCAACTACTAGCTAGAACTAGTTGTTGGATTTTTTTAACAAAAATATATTCTAAAATAACATTTAAAAGTTATATACTTACACATTGAAAAAATATTTTTTAGATTTTTTAAATTTTCTAAAGATTTACCCTTGAAAGAATTTACCCAATAGTGTAGATTTTTTAATATGTTACATTTTCTGCAAAGGTAAAAACTGTTTGCTCGTAGTTGATCTGCATGAATCGCTCTATCCTTTTTGGACATAGATGATGCAGAGGGTTTTCTATCGCGAACATACCGAGTGGTCGTTCAGTTTTATTTTTTGCAGTGAATACTAGTATTGAATTAGGTTCTTACTTTTTGTTAACGCAAAATTGTAAGCACTTACAAAAAATAAGGGGGAGAGAAACATGAGCGCATACAAAAAGGAAGTATGGTTTACGATTATTATGTCTGCACTATTTCTAATTTCAGGGCACATTGGATTTATTTTTTCAATTTTTCCGGTTGATGGTTATCTATTTGGATTCCCAATCATGTACATAGTTCCGATTCTTTTTGGCTGGTTCGGTGTGCTTTTCTTAACAGTTGTTGCTGGTAAAATGGGGAATCACATTGACGCAGCTATTGAAGAAGAGAACTCACGTCATGCAGGTAATGAATCAAAAGATAATACGAGAGGAGCGAGTTAAATATGGAAGAACAAGTATGGCAACTGAGTAATCCCATTATCGGGATCGTTATCGTAATATTAACTTTTCTTTTATTCTATTTTGTTAGTTACATGTCAAACCGAAAAAGTAAATCAGTTGAAGACCTCTATGTAGCTGGTGGTGGTGTTGGACCAGTCACAAACGGTTTAGCAATGGCATCTACTTATATGAGTTTAGCTACATTCTTAGGGGTTACAGGACTTATTCTAAATTTACAAGTACCTTTCGTTATGCTTTGGATTCAAATGATTTTAGCTATTCCGTTAATTACGATTATTTATGGAACTAGCTTACGCCGTATGGGTGCTTTCTCTCCTACTCATTTCGTTCGTGAGCGTTATGGTGTTTCTGCTTCCATCATTGCAGCTCTATTTATGATTCTAGTCTCAATTATGTATGCGTTAGGACAAATGATTGGGATTGCTGTTACGTTTGAAACATTGTTAGGTATCCCTTATATGACTGGTTTAATCGTTGGTGGTATTCTAATTGTTGGGTACGTAACTATCGGTGGAATGAGTGGTGCAACAAATAATGCTGCAATTCAAATGGTAATTATTGCGTTAATGTTCATCGTACCTTTAGGAGCAATCATGAAGGCGATGGGTGGTAGTGGCTGGTATTTCCCTCCACTTTTCTATGCTGACATGGTACCTGCAATGCTTGAAGCTATGCCTACATTCTTTGACTATCAATACTCATCAAAATGGTATTTTGCTATTATACCTGCTTTAACATTAGGTTCACTAGGACTTCCTCACTTAGCGATGCGTATCTATACAGCATCTAGCTTAAAGAGCGCTCGTCAAGCGATGATTTGGTTCGCTTTTGCTTTAGGTCTAGTTTTCTCTGCTACTTATGCAATGGGATTCTCAGGTGTATTTTTTACACAAACTTCAGGTATAACGATTTCTCCTGCCGATGCAGATAAATTAACCATCATTTTAAACCTTGTCTATAATCCTGAATGGGTAACAGCTCTTGTTATTGCTGGTGCAATTTCTGCTGGTTTATCAACACTAAGTGGAAACTTACTTGCAATCGGTGCACTTATCTCTCAAGATATTGTAACAACGTTAAAACCATCTCTTTCTAGTAAAGCAAAAGTTCGCTTAGGTTATTTTTCAATTGCCTTTGGTGGTTTTGCGAGTGTGGTGCTTGCGATTAACCCACCAGATTTCTTAGTAGTTAGTATTCTATGGGCCTTTGGTTTAGCCGGGGTAACAAATGCACCTCTGATTCTCTTGGGTGTATGGTGGAAAGAAGCAAACAGATACGGAGCTATTGCTGCTTCTATATTTGCAGGGGGATTATACATTATCGTGTCACCATTTGTATTCCCATCTATTGTTGT encodes:
- a CDS encoding GntR family transcriptional regulator, with amino-acid sequence MFQLDVRSRKPIYEQLVEKLKEFIFHEVFKPDEQLPSVRVLAQELTINPNTIQKAYRELESQGYIYSVPGKGKFVAPQSNSINDEKVKKMKNDLIKLISEALYLGINKDELLNLIEEAEQTVKGGEKGD
- a CDS encoding Lrp/AsnC family transcriptional regulator yields the protein MERKIDELDTNIIRLLSKDGRMSFTEISNRLEVTEKTVRTRYKSLIEDDIIDIVGVVNPISLGLNVSAIVQISAGANYLEKIIQQTRKYKEVRYISLITGEYQLYLQVNVKDYQELTSFIKQLNLIEGVTKCNTMVQLEVNKNSHEII
- a CDS encoding NUDIX hydrolase yields the protein MSEQISTIKGLIENRKADVMGHDEYSKSAVMLPLVMIENKTYILFEVRSKNLSKQPGEVCFPGGKIDKSDVSEEQAAVRELCEELGLTKEDVQTIAPLDYLVTPFRGIIYPFVGELKRIDTIQPNPTEVETVFYVPLDYFLENEPDCFHMEHHIRPQEDFPFHLIKNRSTYKERTGLMPQYFYQYKDHVIWGLTARIVYHFVDLIKNPTTS
- a CDS encoding sodium:solute symporter family transporter produces the protein MEEQVWQLSNPIIGIVIVILTFLLFYFVSYMSNRKSKSVEDLYVAGGGVGPVTNGLAMASTYMSLATFLGVTGLILNLQVPFVMLWIQMILAIPLITIIYGTSLRRMGAFSPTHFVRERYGVSASIIAALFMILVSIMYALGQMIGIAVTFETLLGIPYMTGLIVGGILIVGYVTIGGMSGATNNAAIQMVIIALMFIVPLGAIMKAMGGSGWYFPPLFYADMVPAMLEAMPTFFDYQYSSKWYFAIIPALTLGSLGLPHLAMRIYTASSLKSARQAMIWFAFALGLVFSATYAMGFSGVFFTQTSGITISPADADKLTIILNLVYNPEWVTALVIAGAISAGLSTLSGNLLAIGALISQDIVTTLKPSLSSKAKVRLGYFSIAFGGFASVVLAINPPDFLVVSILWAFGLAGVTNAPLILLGVWWKEANRYGAIAASIFAGGLYIIVSPFVFPSIVVSGHALTDGMGLSGAMLCVPLSFILLIIVSYITNRMPGLKHRLSTESDHKLIERIHGWSDVNPNRYNSKLGAFIVTTASVLIVVWALLPWDL